In the Candidatus Rokuibacteriota bacterium genome, one interval contains:
- a CDS encoding DUF2905 domain-containing protein, whose protein sequence is MSDLGKILVVFGAVMIVLGAILLFAGNLSGKVPWIGRLPGDIYIERGTWSFYFPLATCIIISIALTLIFTLLGRR, encoded by the coding sequence GTGTCTGACCTCGGGAAAATCCTCGTGGTTTTCGGGGCGGTCATGATAGTCCTGGGGGCAATCCTGCTCTTCGCGGGAAATCTCTCAGGGAAGGTGCCATGGATCGGACGGCTGCCCGGGGACATCTACATCGAGCGCGGCACCTGGAGCTTCTACTTCCCTCTCGCCACCTGCATCATCATCTCGATCGCCCTCACCCTGATCTTCACGCTCCTCGGCCGCCGCTAG